A genomic stretch from Hemicordylus capensis ecotype Gifberg chromosome 1, rHemCap1.1.pri, whole genome shotgun sequence includes:
- the RWDD1 gene encoding RWD domain-containing protein 1 isoform X1, whose translation MTDYGEEQRNELEALESIYPDSFTVLSENPTSFTITVTSEAGENDETVQTTLKFTYAEKYPDEVPLYELLSQENLEDNDITDILKLLQEQAEENLGMVMIFTLVSAIQEKLNEIVDQIKTRREEEKKQKEKEAEEAEKQCFHGTPVTIENFLSWKTKFDAELLEIKRKKMKEEEQSGKNKLTGKQLFETDHNLDTSDIQFLEEAGNSVEVDESLFQEMDDLELEDEEDDPDYNPVSLDSD comes from the exons ATGACTGATTACGGCGAGGAACAGCGCAATGAGCTCGAGGCTCTGGAGTCCATTTACCCGGACTCCTTTACAG TGTTATCAGAAAATCCAACGAGTTTCACTATCACTGTGACATCTGAAGCAGGGGAGAATGATGAAA CGGTTCAGACAACCCTTAAATTCACATATGCAGAAAAATATCCAGATGAAGTACCACTCTATGAATTGCTTTCGCAAGAGAATCTTGAAGATAATGACATCACAGACATTCTAAAATTATTACAGGAACAG GCAGAAGAAAACCTGGGCATGGTCATGATCTTCACCCTAGTGTCGGCTATACAAGAAAAATTAAATGAAATAGTAGACCAGATAAaaacaagaagagaagaggaaaagaaacagaaggaaaaagaAGCAGAGGAGGCAGAAAAG CAATGTTTCCATGGCACTCCAGTCACCATAGAAAACTTTCTAAGCTGGAAAACAAAATTTGATGCAGAGCTCttagaaattaaaagaaaaaagatgaaGGAGGAAGAACAGTCTGGCAAAAATAAACTAACGG gaaaaCAACTTTTTGAAACTGATCATAATCTTGATACATCTGACATTCAATTCTTGGAAGAAG CTGGAAACAGTGTGGAAGTGGATGAATCCTTGTTTCAGGAAATGGATGACTTGGAGTTGGAGGATGAAGAGGATGACCCAGACTACAACCCTGTCAGCCTAGATAGTGACTAG
- the RWDD1 gene encoding RWD domain-containing protein 1 isoform X2: MKCWHNRTGDPARRSSLQTKVLSENPTSFTITVTSEAGENDETVQTTLKFTYAEKYPDEVPLYELLSQENLEDNDITDILKLLQEQAEENLGMVMIFTLVSAIQEKLNEIVDQIKTRREEEKKQKEKEAEEAEKQCFHGTPVTIENFLSWKTKFDAELLEIKRKKMKEEEQSGKNKLTGKQLFETDHNLDTSDIQFLEEAGNSVEVDESLFQEMDDLELEDEEDDPDYNPVSLDSD; the protein is encoded by the exons TGTTATCAGAAAATCCAACGAGTTTCACTATCACTGTGACATCTGAAGCAGGGGAGAATGATGAAA CGGTTCAGACAACCCTTAAATTCACATATGCAGAAAAATATCCAGATGAAGTACCACTCTATGAATTGCTTTCGCAAGAGAATCTTGAAGATAATGACATCACAGACATTCTAAAATTATTACAGGAACAG GCAGAAGAAAACCTGGGCATGGTCATGATCTTCACCCTAGTGTCGGCTATACAAGAAAAATTAAATGAAATAGTAGACCAGATAAaaacaagaagagaagaggaaaagaaacagaaggaaaaagaAGCAGAGGAGGCAGAAAAG CAATGTTTCCATGGCACTCCAGTCACCATAGAAAACTTTCTAAGCTGGAAAACAAAATTTGATGCAGAGCTCttagaaattaaaagaaaaaagatgaaGGAGGAAGAACAGTCTGGCAAAAATAAACTAACGG gaaaaCAACTTTTTGAAACTGATCATAATCTTGATACATCTGACATTCAATTCTTGGAAGAAG CTGGAAACAGTGTGGAAGTGGATGAATCCTTGTTTCAGGAAATGGATGACTTGGAGTTGGAGGATGAAGAGGATGACCCAGACTACAACCCTGTCAGCCTAGATAGTGACTAG